The genomic stretch GTGTCTTCGGTTCAAGCAAGCGTGCGTCACTATTTGCCCGTGATGCGATAGACGTTGCTTTTGCTTCGTATCATCATCGCATCACCGTCGGGCACAGGACTGGCAACGGTGAAAGGCTCGTCATCCGACAAGGGGTTGGTTGCGACGACCTTTGGCGATTCGGAACCTAGCGGCCCGACGACATGCGTGGTTGCGTCTTCGCCCGTGATATACAGGTGGTCGCCGGCGATCAGCGGTGAACTGCTGTAGCTGATTCGCGACTTTGGCAAGTCCAGCGACCAAAGGGTTGCGCCGGAGTTCACGTCGAGGCACCACACCTTGCCTCGCGAAGTTTTTCCGTCGCCCACCAAGTAGACACGGCCGTTCAAGGCCGCAGGCGTAGGCACGTCACTGCCGAGGTCATCGCGGAACCACGCGATCGCTTCTTTCCCTTTGCCGGCAACCAAAGCGTCCATCCGCACAGCCGTGACGGTTTCGCCTCGCGAGTACGGACAGACGACGATGTTCCCTTCGGCGACTGGCGAAGAGATGGATCGAAAGTACTTGTGCTCGGTCGGATTGAAGCCGCCGAGTTTACCGATCGTTTTTCCCGTTGCCGCATCGTGTAGCGTCAAATGGTCGGCACCCATGACGGCGATCGCCGGATGGTTGTCGATCGATACGGCGATGGGTGTCGAGTAACTTTGGGCAGCTTCTTCGGGCGCGCCCAGCATTCGATCTTCTTTCCAGATCACGTCGCCGGTGGTTTTGTCAAACGCGACCAGGTAGCTGGGGCCCGTCTGCATCACGGCCACCACAACCGCGGATTCCGTCAGCATGGGAGACGAACCAAGATCCCACCACAGCGTGTCTTCACCGAATCGGTCTTGCAGGTTGGTTTGCCAAAGAATCTTTCCGCCCGTCGAAACGCAAGCCAAATCGCCGCTCCGGAAATAGGCATAGACACGATCGCCGTCGATGACCGGCGACGGATTGCTTCCGCCACCCTTTTTATGTTTGTTTCCGCGATCGGGCCCCAAGTCGGTTTGCCAAAGGATTTTTCCGGACTGGGTGTCCAATGCGATCAGGTGGTTTTTTTCGTCCATGCCTGACGTGACGTAGGCCCGCGAGCCGGCGGCAACGGGAGTGCTGCTACCTTTGCCCGGAACCGCCGTTTTCCAGTCGATGCCGGTTTCTTCGTTCCAAGAGACGGGGAACTGACCTTCGCCAGCGACGCCGGTTTGATCACTCCCTCGCCACTGAGTCCACGATTCCTGTCCGTTCGTGATGGAAGCCATCGCGACGACCGCCACCAAGGTGGCCAGCAGGGAACGTCGAATCCGAATTCGTAGCATCGCTAAATCTCCGTGGGCGGGAATGGGTCGGCCAGCGATAGGGCGCCGGCATTCGCCTTCAATGGGTTAGGATAGATAAGATAGAATCCATTGTGATCTTTCGCGTCCGTGTGAACCAGCATGCTAACCCAAAGAGTCCCGCGCACGTTTTCAGATAATTCGATATTCGACCCACCAGATTCGATTCCCCAGCGTCTTCGCGACGTCACGACGAACAAGACCGCCGACGTATGATCCGAACGCTCTCCTCTGCTCGATCCAATCAACGGACGAACCGCCTCGAGGTGGGCGTCCGGGCTTGGGTGACCTTGATGGCTTGCTTTTGCGTTGACGCCAGCGTCGCTACGGCGCAAAGCGACGCAGGCCAAGCGGTGGATGATCTTTCCAAAGAAGACTATTCGGTGCGTCAGAACGCGACGATCCAAATGTGGAAAGATCACGAAGGATCTCGCGAGGTCGTCCAACAGGCCGCCCGAAACCCCGACCCCGAA from Rubripirellula tenax encodes the following:
- a CDS encoding outer membrane protein assembly factor BamB family protein, encoding MLRIRIRRSLLATLVAVVAMASITNGQESWTQWRGSDQTGVAGEGQFPVSWNEETGIDWKTAVPGKGSSTPVAAGSRAYVTSGMDEKNHLIALDTQSGKILWQTDLGPDRGNKHKKGGGSNPSPVIDGDRVYAYFRSGDLACVSTGGKILWQTNLQDRFGEDTLWWDLGSSPMLTESAVVVAVMQTGPSYLVAFDKTTGDVIWKEDRMLGAPEEAAQSYSTPIAVSIDNHPAIAVMGADHLTLHDAATGKTIGKLGGFNPTEHKYFRSISSPVAEGNIVVCPYSRGETVTAVRMDALVAGKGKEAIAWFRDDLGSDVPTPAALNGRVYLVGDGKTSRGKVWCLDVNSGATLWSLDLPKSRISYSSSPLIAGDHLYITGEDATTHVVGPLGSESPKVVATNPLSDDEPFTVASPVPDGDAMMIRSKSNVYRITGK